In one Pseudoclavibacter sp. Marseille-Q3772 genomic region, the following are encoded:
- a CDS encoding aspartate kinase, translating into MSLIVQKYGGSSVADAESIRRVAKRIVDLQRQGHEVVVTVSAMGDSTDDLIDLAHEITPIPDPREFDMLITTGERISMALLAMAIKSMGYDARSYTGSQAGMITDAKHGDARIVDVTPVRVREALDEGAIAIVAGFQGFNRDTRDITTLGRGGSDTTAVALAAALGAERCEIYTDVDGVFTSDPRMVPKAHKIAHISSEEMLELAGSGAKVLHIRAVEYARRQNVTLVVRSSFSDDPGTIVYHPDYAKEHNVEEPTIAGVAHDLSQAKITVVGVPDVPGSAAAIFNLVAQQGANIDMIVQNVQTQNDGVTDISFTLPKVSADNVLRALENAHDELGYESLRFDDQICKVSLVGAGMRTNIGISATLFEALSEAGINVDMISTSEIRISVLTAATLASRATQVIHEAFGLDGDSEAVVYAGTGR; encoded by the coding sequence ATGAGTCTCATCGTGCAGAAATACGGCGGATCCTCGGTAGCGGATGCCGAGAGCATTCGCCGTGTGGCAAAGCGCATTGTGGATCTGCAGCGCCAGGGTCACGAAGTCGTGGTCACTGTCTCGGCAATGGGCGACAGCACTGACGACCTTATCGACCTCGCTCACGAGATCACCCCCATCCCAGACCCACGCGAGTTCGACATGCTCATCACCACCGGTGAACGCATTTCGATGGCGCTATTGGCGATGGCCATCAAATCGATGGGGTACGACGCGCGCTCATACACCGGCAGCCAAGCGGGTATGATCACGGATGCGAAACACGGGGATGCGCGGATCGTCGACGTTACGCCGGTGCGCGTCCGCGAAGCCCTCGACGAGGGCGCCATCGCGATCGTTGCTGGATTCCAGGGGTTCAACCGCGACACCCGCGATATCACTACGCTCGGGCGCGGCGGATCCGATACGACCGCGGTCGCCCTCGCGGCCGCTCTCGGCGCGGAGCGATGCGAAATCTACACCGATGTTGACGGCGTCTTCACCTCAGACCCGCGCATGGTACCCAAAGCGCACAAGATCGCCCACATCTCCAGTGAGGAGATGCTTGAGCTCGCTGGTAGCGGCGCAAAGGTTCTACACATTCGCGCCGTTGAGTACGCCCGCCGTCAGAATGTGACCCTGGTGGTGCGTTCATCATTCTCGGACGACCCCGGCACCATCGTGTATCACCCGGACTACGCAAAGGAGCACAACGTGGAAGAACCAACGATTGCGGGCGTAGCCCACGACCTCAGCCAGGCAAAAATTACCGTCGTCGGCGTGCCGGATGTGCCCGGCTCGGCAGCAGCGATCTTCAACCTGGTTGCCCAGCAGGGTGCCAATATCGACATGATCGTGCAGAACGTACAGACTCAGAACGATGGCGTCACCGATATTTCGTTTACGCTGCCGAAGGTCTCCGCTGACAACGTGCTGCGTGCGCTCGAGAATGCACACGATGAGCTCGGCTACGAATCGCTACGTTTCGATGACCAGATCTGCAAGGTTTCGCTCGTTGGCGCAGGTATGCGCACCAACATCGGGATCTCAGCCACCCTGTTCGAGGCACTCAGCGAGGCCGGTATTAACGTCGACATGATCTCCACCTCAGAGATCCGCATCTCGGTACTCACCGCGGCCACGCTCGCATCCCGCGCAACCCAGGTCATCCACGAAGCGTTTGGCCTCGACGGCGACTCGGAAGCCGTTGTCTACGCCGGGACCGGGCGCTAA
- a CDS encoding DNA polymerase III subunit gamma and tau, with translation MVAALYRRYRPESFAEMIGQRQVTDPLATAIRSGRINHAYLFSGPRGCGKTTSARILARCLNCAQGPTPEPCGECDSCRELGRDGGGSLDVLEIDAASHGGVEDARELRERAVMAPSRDRYRIFIIDEAHMVTGAGFNALLKVVEEPPEDVLFIFATTEPEKVIGTIRSRTHHYPFRLIPPAPMLEYVEQICREENVTAQPGVLPLVVRAGGGSARDTMSLLDQLIAGTDGNEIQYDRATQLLGFTAQQLLDDTVLAFAEGDADGAYRAIDAVIQSGQDPRRFVEDLLERVRDLIVAKAVGEGTEAVLRGRSQDELERLIDTAARFSGVALSGIADAANTTLTEMTGVTAPKLQLELMVARILVALKSAFAGGVSDAGGRAGADGAVGAGGRPGANAAEAATHAAQPDSPAQPAAPARPAASKPAAAAAQAAAATSPETAPASGGRAVGGSKATPASPDAVSIGQIRDAWPSVLERVLADGGRAAWAVVNQLQPLEYAGDVLRVDVPNHAVSQQLRHSQNGRPPAGQLLKTALQHTFNVAMRVQPRVRRDGEPQAGAPADDDRHRAPRGPSSAPQAQGAHQRQQPAHPSKRAPEPARNTGKPEVSWTVAAIPGEPQPADDGPGSAWDEYASGPDPYSDGPGAQAQTAAPAAEEIAAREASDLEAATTPEPVELPAQAATTSESASTDSSVGDQPREQLAAGEDVPAPAGTQPAADAQGMSATTTNPDAAAETEPDASGWNVAALPDDQPESQPEPEPEEEPEPVRRHPALVSGAQRYGESVVRERLGARFVGEEPIVAAAVGADDMVPPDDVEAPPEEY, from the coding sequence ATGGTTGCTGCCCTGTACCGACGCTATCGGCCAGAGTCGTTCGCTGAGATGATCGGCCAACGCCAGGTGACCGATCCGCTTGCGACGGCGATTCGGTCGGGGAGGATCAATCACGCCTACCTGTTCTCGGGACCGCGAGGCTGCGGAAAAACGACCTCGGCGCGCATCCTCGCCCGCTGCCTGAACTGTGCGCAAGGCCCGACTCCGGAACCGTGCGGCGAGTGTGATTCGTGCCGCGAACTCGGTCGTGACGGCGGCGGTTCGCTCGATGTGCTCGAGATCGACGCCGCCAGCCACGGTGGTGTTGAGGATGCGCGTGAGTTGCGTGAGCGCGCGGTGATGGCGCCGAGCCGTGACCGGTACCGCATCTTCATCATTGACGAAGCGCATATGGTTACGGGCGCGGGCTTCAACGCACTGCTCAAGGTGGTTGAGGAGCCACCGGAGGACGTGCTGTTCATTTTTGCCACCACCGAGCCGGAAAAAGTCATTGGCACCATTCGGTCGCGCACGCACCACTACCCGTTTCGGCTGATTCCGCCGGCGCCGATGCTTGAGTACGTAGAGCAGATCTGTCGTGAAGAGAACGTCACCGCCCAACCCGGTGTGCTGCCGCTTGTTGTGCGTGCAGGTGGTGGCTCGGCAAGAGACACGATGTCTCTGCTCGACCAGCTGATTGCCGGTACCGACGGTAACGAGATTCAGTACGATCGCGCCACGCAGTTGCTCGGGTTTACAGCACAGCAATTGCTCGATGACACCGTGCTCGCGTTCGCTGAGGGGGATGCGGATGGGGCCTACCGCGCTATCGACGCGGTGATCCAGTCCGGTCAGGATCCGCGCCGGTTCGTTGAAGATCTCTTGGAGCGGGTGCGCGATCTCATCGTTGCCAAGGCCGTTGGTGAAGGCACCGAGGCGGTGCTCCGCGGTCGAAGCCAGGATGAGCTCGAGCGGCTGATTGATACTGCTGCTCGCTTCTCGGGTGTGGCACTCAGCGGCATTGCAGATGCGGCCAACACCACGCTCACCGAGATGACCGGTGTGACCGCTCCGAAACTGCAGCTTGAACTCATGGTGGCCCGCATCCTGGTGGCGCTGAAGTCGGCGTTCGCCGGCGGTGTTTCGGATGCTGGTGGTCGCGCTGGTGCTGATGGTGCTGTGGGCGCGGGTGGCAGGCCCGGCGCTAACGCTGCGGAAGCCGCAACCCACGCGGCGCAACCGGATTCGCCTGCGCAACCGGCCGCGCCTGCGCGACCGGCCGCATCCAAGCCTGCTGCCGCTGCTGCGCAAGCTGCCGCTGCCACATCACCCGAAACTGCGCCCGCCAGCGGTGGGCGCGCTGTTGGTGGTTCGAAGGCAACGCCTGCGTCACCAGATGCGGTCAGTATCGGACAGATTCGGGATGCGTGGCCGAGCGTGCTCGAGCGCGTCCTCGCGGACGGTGGCCGCGCCGCCTGGGCAGTGGTGAACCAATTGCAGCCGCTGGAATATGCCGGTGATGTGCTGCGCGTGGACGTACCGAACCACGCTGTTTCGCAGCAACTCCGACACAGCCAGAATGGCCGCCCGCCGGCCGGACAGCTCTTGAAAACGGCGCTGCAGCACACGTTTAACGTGGCAATGCGCGTACAGCCGCGAGTGCGTCGCGATGGAGAGCCGCAGGCCGGTGCCCCCGCGGACGATGACCGCCACCGAGCTCCGCGTGGGCCATCGAGCGCGCCACAAGCGCAGGGCGCGCACCAGCGCCAGCAACCGGCGCATCCGAGCAAGCGCGCGCCGGAACCCGCCCGCAACACCGGTAAGCCCGAGGTGAGCTGGACCGTCGCGGCAATACCCGGTGAGCCGCAGCCAGCCGATGACGGACCCGGATCAGCGTGGGACGAATACGCCAGTGGACCCGATCCGTATTCCGACGGGCCGGGTGCGCAAGCACAGACAGCAGCCCCGGCTGCGGAAGAGATCGCCGCGCGCGAAGCCTCCGACCTCGAAGCCGCAACAACACCGGAACCGGTCGAGCTTCCCGCGCAGGCAGCCACAACGAGCGAGTCAGCATCGACGGATTCGTCGGTCGGAGACCAGCCTCGAGAACAGTTAGCCGCGGGGGAGGACGTGCCGGCGCCGGCTGGAACGCAGCCCGCCGCCGATGCTCAGGGCATGAGCGCAACCACCACGAATCCGGATGCTGCGGCCGAGACCGAGCCCGATGCATCCGGCTGGAACGTCGCAGCGCTACCCGATGACCAACCCGAGTCGCAGCCCGAGCCAGAACCAGAAGAAGAACCTGAACCTGTACGTCGTCACCCGGCGCTGGTCTCCGGTGCGCAGCGGTACGGGGAATCGGTGGTGCGTGAGCGGCTCGGCGCGCGGTTCGTGGGGGAAGAGCCGATTGTGGCCGCGGCGGTCGGTGCCGACGATATGGTGCCGCCCGATGATGTTGAAGCGCCGCCCGAGGAGTACTAG
- the pta gene encoding phosphate acetyltransferase, whose product MTASIYITSSESYSGKQAVALGVLEALSAHASKVGVFRPVVQASGEDAVLANMVRRVDPAIGLTAAECTGVTFDEVHADPSGAMARIMQRYDAVAAKCDAVVVIGSDFTDIGNPAELSFNARVAANLGAPVLLVLSGRTSDGQGSRSAEEMAQVAALTVPELEQGHASLLGVVVNRADASHLDQIRDAVSEGLDEVRADAAPSVPVWGLPENPLLGAPTVAELLEAVEGTVYSGDEALLEREVLGVTLAGMSMENVLERTFESGVVVVAGDRTETLVALLLAQQADNLPSLAAIVVNGPFEFSPVIASLIRGVALHLPIIRTRFGTFDTAQRIINTRGEFEVLNSRKVDAALADFSVNIDTDELLNALKLPEVTAVTPLMFENRLLSRARAERKHIVLPEGDDDRILQAASTLLKREVVDLTILGEPTSIRQRASELGLDLSKASLRSTQDPELIEQFAAEYARLRAHKGVTLDDARDRVQDVSYFGTMMVHLGLADGMVSGAAHTTAHTIKPSFEVVKTKPNVSIVSSVFLMALADRVLVYGDCAVNPEPSAAQLADIAISSAETAQMFGIEPRVAMLSYSTGDSGSGADVDKVREATALVRERAPQLLVEGPLQYDAATDMAVARKKLPGSEVAGRATVFIFPDLNTGNNTYKAVQRSAGALAIGPVLQGLNKPINDLSRGALVGDIVNTVAITAIQAQGGATTRIRIAT is encoded by the coding sequence GTGACTGCAAGCATTTACATCACATCGTCAGAGAGCTACTCGGGCAAGCAGGCCGTCGCGCTGGGAGTGCTCGAGGCCTTGAGCGCGCACGCGTCGAAGGTCGGCGTGTTTCGGCCCGTTGTTCAGGCAAGCGGTGAGGATGCGGTGCTCGCGAATATGGTCCGTCGCGTCGATCCTGCAATCGGCCTCACAGCAGCAGAGTGCACCGGCGTGACCTTTGACGAAGTACACGCCGACCCGAGCGGTGCAATGGCTCGGATCATGCAGCGCTACGATGCCGTCGCGGCGAAATGCGATGCCGTGGTCGTCATCGGCAGTGATTTCACCGACATCGGAAACCCCGCCGAGCTAAGCTTCAATGCTCGCGTGGCCGCGAACCTCGGTGCTCCCGTACTGCTTGTGCTTTCCGGTCGCACCAGCGACGGTCAAGGGTCGCGCAGCGCAGAAGAAATGGCGCAGGTCGCAGCGCTCACCGTCCCCGAGCTCGAGCAAGGGCACGCGAGCCTCCTTGGCGTAGTCGTAAACCGTGCCGATGCATCCCACCTCGACCAGATTCGGGATGCGGTCAGCGAAGGACTCGATGAGGTCCGTGCGGATGCAGCCCCTTCCGTTCCCGTGTGGGGGCTCCCGGAGAACCCGCTGCTTGGCGCTCCGACGGTTGCCGAACTACTCGAAGCAGTCGAAGGAACCGTCTACTCCGGAGACGAAGCGCTCCTCGAGCGAGAAGTGCTCGGCGTCACGCTCGCGGGTATGTCGATGGAAAACGTGCTCGAGCGCACGTTCGAATCCGGTGTTGTCGTGGTCGCCGGTGACCGTACCGAAACGCTGGTGGCGCTCCTGCTTGCGCAGCAGGCAGATAACCTGCCGTCACTCGCGGCCATCGTCGTTAACGGACCGTTCGAGTTCTCACCCGTCATTGCATCCCTCATCCGTGGTGTTGCATTGCACTTGCCAATCATCCGCACCCGCTTTGGCACCTTTGACACCGCACAGCGGATCATTAACACTCGCGGTGAGTTTGAGGTGCTCAACTCTCGCAAGGTCGATGCTGCACTCGCGGACTTCAGCGTCAATATCGACACAGATGAGCTGCTCAACGCGCTCAAACTGCCCGAAGTGACCGCGGTCACCCCGCTGATGTTTGAGAACCGGTTGCTCAGCCGCGCCCGCGCTGAACGCAAACACATCGTCCTCCCAGAGGGCGACGACGACCGCATCCTGCAGGCGGCATCGACCCTGCTTAAACGCGAAGTTGTTGACCTCACGATTCTTGGTGAGCCGACAAGCATCCGTCAGCGCGCCTCTGAACTCGGCCTCGATCTCAGCAAAGCATCGCTGCGCTCAACACAGGATCCCGAACTGATTGAACAGTTCGCGGCCGAGTACGCTCGCCTGCGCGCACACAAGGGGGTCACCCTGGACGATGCTCGCGACCGAGTCCAGGATGTGTCGTACTTCGGCACCATGATGGTCCACCTCGGTCTCGCAGACGGAATGGTCTCGGGCGCCGCACACACCACGGCGCACACGATTAAACCCTCGTTTGAAGTGGTGAAAACCAAACCAAATGTGTCGATCGTCTCCAGCGTGTTCCTGATGGCGCTCGCGGACCGCGTGCTCGTGTACGGCGATTGCGCGGTGAACCCAGAGCCGTCGGCCGCCCAGCTTGCCGATATCGCGATCTCCTCGGCGGAAACTGCGCAGATGTTTGGTATCGAACCGCGCGTCGCGATGCTCAGCTACTCCACGGGCGACTCCGGCTCGGGAGCGGATGTGGATAAGGTACGCGAAGCCACGGCGCTCGTCCGTGAGCGTGCCCCGCAACTGCTGGTCGAGGGCCCGCTGCAATATGACGCGGCAACCGATATGGCAGTCGCCCGCAAGAAACTCCCCGGCAGCGAGGTGGCGGGCCGCGCAACCGTCTTCATCTTCCCCGACCTGAACACCGGAAACAACACCTATAAAGCGGTGCAGCGCTCGGCCGGTGCGCTCGCGATCGGACCGGTGCTGCAGGGCCTCAACAAGCCAATTAACGACCTCTCGCGTGGTGCGCTCGTGGGCGACATCGTCAATACTGTCGCCATTACCGCCATCCAGGCGCAGGGGGGCGCAACCACCCGCATCCGAATAGCCACATAG
- the mqo gene encoding malate dehydrogenase (quinone) translates to MESVTNPKIYDAVLIGGGVMSATLATLLQELEPDWSIKIIERLDDVAQESSGPWNNAGTGHSALCELNYTPEKDGVIDITKAIKINEQFQVSRQFWASLVSRGDLPEPTKFLNPVPHMTFVTGEENVDYLRRRYELLKEQPLFSTIEFSDDPKQIAKWAPALMVGRDENEKVAATYVEQGTDVDFGSLTRHLIQNAIDKGAVVRLGTEVINLRQRPDGVWQVATKVLSGAEKGRKNVTHARFVFVGAGGGALPLLQKSGIDEVKGYGGFPISGEFFRTDNPEVVEKHQAKVYAMPPVGAPPMSVPHLDTRVVDGKKSLMFGPYAGFNTRYLKQGSLADMFLSLRPGNIPTYLGVGVTNFDLVSYLVGQLAASPKKKFEALADFFPEAEMEDWRLITAGQRVQVMKKNPDGGMPLLVMGTEVVSKADGSIAGLLGASPGASVATQVMVSLLEKCFPEKQAQWADKIKSLIPAYGEQLNSNPELAERIQNETAKVLGIAPVS, encoded by the coding sequence ATAGAGAGCGTGACGAACCCGAAGATTTACGACGCAGTCCTCATTGGTGGCGGAGTGATGTCAGCGACCCTGGCAACGCTCCTGCAAGAACTCGAGCCCGATTGGTCGATCAAGATCATCGAGCGACTCGATGACGTTGCCCAGGAGTCTTCAGGCCCCTGGAACAACGCTGGTACCGGTCACTCGGCGCTGTGTGAGCTCAACTACACCCCCGAAAAGGACGGTGTAATTGACATCACCAAGGCGATCAAGATCAACGAGCAGTTCCAGGTGTCCCGTCAGTTCTGGGCATCGCTCGTTTCGCGAGGCGACCTGCCTGAGCCTACGAAGTTCTTGAACCCGGTCCCGCACATGACTTTCGTGACCGGCGAGGAGAACGTTGACTACCTCCGTCGTCGCTACGAGCTGCTGAAGGAACAGCCGCTGTTCTCGACCATTGAGTTCTCGGACGACCCCAAGCAGATCGCCAAGTGGGCGCCTGCGCTTATGGTTGGTCGCGACGAAAACGAAAAGGTCGCCGCGACCTATGTCGAGCAGGGTACCGACGTTGATTTCGGTTCGCTGACACGCCACCTGATCCAGAACGCGATCGACAAGGGCGCAGTGGTTCGCCTCGGCACCGAAGTGATCAACCTTCGCCAGCGTCCGGATGGTGTCTGGCAGGTCGCGACGAAGGTGCTGTCCGGTGCCGAAAAGGGCCGTAAGAACGTAACCCACGCGCGCTTCGTGTTCGTTGGTGCCGGTGGTGGCGCACTGCCGCTGCTGCAGAAGTCGGGTATCGACGAGGTCAAGGGCTACGGTGGCTTCCCGATCTCCGGTGAGTTCTTCCGTACCGACAACCCCGAGGTCGTCGAGAAGCACCAGGCAAAGGTGTACGCGATGCCTCCCGTTGGCGCCCCGCCGATGTCGGTGCCGCACCTCGACACCCGCGTTGTTGACGGCAAGAAGTCGCTGATGTTCGGTCCCTACGCGGGATTCAACACCCGCTACCTCAAGCAGGGATCGCTTGCCGACATGTTCCTATCGCTGCGACCCGGCAACATCCCCACCTACCTCGGTGTTGGTGTGACCAACTTCGATTTGGTGTCGTACCTTGTCGGCCAGCTGGCCGCATCCCCGAAGAAGAAGTTCGAGGCTCTCGCCGACTTCTTCCCCGAGGCTGAGATGGAAGACTGGCGACTCATCACTGCCGGCCAGCGCGTGCAGGTAATGAAGAAGAACCCCGATGGCGGCATGCCGCTGCTCGTGATGGGTACCGAGGTCGTGTCGAAGGCCGACGGCTCGATCGCCGGTCTGCTCGGTGCCTCACCCGGTGCATCCGTTGCCACCCAGGTCATGGTGTCGCTGCTTGAGAAGTGCTTCCCCGAGAAGCAGGCGCAGTGGGCCGACAAGATTAAGTCGCTCATCCCCGCGTACGGCGAGCAACTGAACTCGAACCCTGAGCTGGCCGAACGCATCCAGAACGAGACCGCGAAGGTTCTCGGTATCGCACCCGTCAGCTAG
- a CDS encoding aspartate-semialdehyde dehydrogenase, with protein MSRKFTVAVVGATGQVGAVMRRLLDERNFPIDRIRFFASERSAGTVLEFRGEHITVEDVAKADLSGIDIALFSAGGSTSKAQAERFAAAGAVVVDNSSAWRRDPEVPLVVSEVNPDDIADRPKGIIANPNCTTMAAMPVLKVLSDEAGLVRLMVTTYQAVSGSGLAGARELSSQAMAAAERGEDALLGLVHDGSAIDFPSPQKYVHPVAFNVVAQAGDFVDDGSGETDEEQKLRNESRKILHLPELLVSGTCVRVPVFTGHSLAVHAEFERDITPERARELLAAAPGVELMDVPSPQHAVGRDASFVGRIRTDQSAPVGKGLVLFISNDNLRKGAALNTVQIAELLADELSK; from the coding sequence ATGTCTAGGAAATTTACCGTTGCCGTTGTCGGCGCAACCGGCCAAGTTGGTGCTGTGATGCGTCGCCTGCTTGACGAACGCAACTTCCCGATTGACCGCATCCGCTTCTTCGCCTCGGAGCGCTCGGCTGGCACCGTGCTCGAGTTTCGTGGTGAGCACATCACAGTCGAGGATGTGGCCAAAGCCGATCTTTCGGGGATCGACATTGCGCTGTTTTCTGCCGGTGGATCGACCTCGAAGGCGCAGGCTGAACGCTTTGCTGCTGCCGGTGCGGTCGTTGTCGACAATTCATCGGCATGGCGGCGCGATCCCGAGGTGCCGCTGGTGGTCTCGGAAGTAAACCCGGACGATATCGCAGACCGCCCCAAGGGCATCATCGCGAACCCGAACTGCACCACTATGGCCGCGATGCCGGTGCTGAAGGTGCTCAGCGATGAAGCCGGGCTTGTTCGGCTGATGGTGACCACCTACCAGGCGGTTTCCGGTTCCGGTCTTGCCGGTGCCCGTGAGCTTTCCTCGCAGGCGATGGCTGCGGCTGAGCGGGGCGAGGATGCGCTGCTTGGGCTCGTGCATGACGGTTCGGCAATCGACTTCCCGTCCCCACAGAAATACGTTCACCCGGTGGCGTTCAACGTGGTTGCGCAGGCGGGTGACTTCGTCGACGACGGTTCGGGCGAGACCGACGAAGAACAGAAGCTGCGCAACGAATCGCGCAAGATCCTGCACCTGCCTGAGCTGCTCGTGTCCGGAACCTGCGTTCGCGTACCAGTGTTTACTGGGCACTCGCTGGCCGTGCACGCCGAGTTTGAACGCGACATCACGCCTGAGCGCGCGCGTGAGCTGCTCGCAGCTGCGCCGGGTGTCGAGCTTATGGATGTCCCGAGCCCGCAGCACGCTGTCGGTCGCGATGCCAGCTTTGTTGGCCGCATCCGTACCGACCAATCCGCGCCGGTAGGCAAGGGCCTGGTGCTGTTTATCTCGAACGACAACCTGCGCAAGGGTGCGGCGCTGAACACGGTACAGATCGCAGAGCTGCTCGCGGACGAACTCTCGAAGTAG
- a CDS encoding DUF559 domain-containing protein: protein MHVRGHHRYDITGRDVVAHVLKPSPPFNSAVDPVDVSVQVLLRDCPRQDAVVVADSIVNRRLLSLEEFAQIAQGLGRRGEAVLHRLDPLAESGTETLFRLWARKHNIQLSSQVPFGDFERVDFLIGKSLVVECDSVEHHTSLAAYENDRLRDLKLQTMGYAVVRLTYRQVMNLENGPGQQILTLIRRGAHLRDVPPLSWRARSLTSDKWRK from the coding sequence GTGCATGTTCGCGGACACCACCGCTATGACATCACGGGTCGGGACGTGGTCGCGCATGTGCTGAAGCCGAGTCCACCGTTTAACTCAGCAGTTGACCCGGTCGACGTCAGTGTTCAAGTCTTGCTCCGCGATTGTCCTCGACAGGACGCAGTCGTTGTCGCTGACTCCATCGTGAACCGCCGACTGCTTTCCCTGGAAGAGTTCGCACAAATCGCCCAGGGCCTCGGGCGTCGAGGTGAGGCGGTGCTGCACCGGCTCGATCCACTCGCTGAGTCAGGCACCGAAACCCTGTTTCGTCTATGGGCTCGGAAGCACAACATTCAGCTATCAAGCCAAGTGCCATTTGGCGACTTCGAGCGAGTGGATTTTCTGATCGGTAAGAGTTTGGTTGTCGAGTGTGACAGTGTCGAGCACCACACTTCGTTAGCAGCCTACGAGAATGACCGCTTGCGAGATCTGAAGTTACAGACGATGGGATACGCAGTGGTACGGCTCACATATCGACAGGTCATGAATCTGGAAAACGGGCCCGGCCAACAAATCTTGACACTCATTCGTCGTGGCGCTCACCTGCGTGATGTGCCACCGCTGTCCTGGCGAGCAAGATCACTTACCTCGGACAAATGGCGAAAATAG
- a CDS encoding acetate kinase, translating to MSIVLVVNSGSSSLKYQLIDMTSETKLASGLIERIGSGMGISTHKRDGNRDRRELPIASHDEAFRLMLDNFEDYGPSLREAPPQAVGHRVVQGGRRFFGPAIVDERVEQDIEELIPLAPLHNAANLAGVRAARAVFTEIPHVTVFDTAFHTTIPDAASRYAVDRDVAEKYRIRKYGAHGTSHKFVAEATAEFLNKPLAETKTIVMHIGNGASMCAVDGGISIETSMGMTPLEGLVMGTRSGDLDPAVLFHLHRKAGYTVDALDDLLNRRSGLFGMTGTNDMRDVTERAERGDTDAEQGLAVYIHRMRHYLGAYMMALHGDVDAIAWTAGVGEHSAIVRRRTLEGLEWAGIELDDDLNEQHVEGPREISTPGSRVKVLVVPTNEELEIARQTLEITHIAP from the coding sequence ATGTCTATCGTGCTGGTCGTAAACTCCGGTTCGTCGTCGCTGAAGTACCAACTCATCGACATGACCAGCGAGACCAAACTCGCCTCGGGACTCATCGAACGGATCGGTTCCGGTATGGGGATTTCCACCCATAAACGCGACGGCAACCGCGACCGGCGAGAGCTACCGATCGCATCCCACGATGAAGCATTCCGGCTGATGCTCGACAACTTCGAGGACTACGGTCCGAGCCTGCGGGAAGCACCGCCGCAGGCGGTCGGACACCGCGTGGTGCAGGGCGGTCGCCGCTTCTTTGGCCCAGCCATCGTCGACGAACGGGTTGAGCAAGATATTGAGGAACTCATCCCGCTCGCTCCGCTACACAATGCCGCCAATCTTGCCGGTGTGCGCGCCGCGCGGGCGGTGTTTACCGAGATCCCGCACGTGACTGTGTTCGACACCGCGTTTCACACCACCATCCCCGACGCGGCTAGCCGATATGCGGTCGACCGTGATGTGGCCGAAAAGTACCGCATCCGTAAGTACGGGGCGCACGGCACCAGCCACAAGTTCGTCGCCGAGGCGACCGCCGAATTTCTGAACAAACCGCTGGCGGAGACGAAGACGATTGTGATGCACATCGGCAATGGTGCGTCGATGTGCGCGGTCGACGGCGGCATCTCGATTGAGACATCGATGGGGATGACTCCGCTTGAGGGGTTGGTGATGGGTACCCGATCCGGTGACCTCGACCCGGCCGTGCTCTTTCACCTCCACCGCAAGGCTGGCTACACGGTCGATGCGCTTGACGATCTACTGAACCGTCGATCGGGTCTATTCGGTATGACCGGCACGAACGATATGCGCGATGTCACCGAACGCGCCGAACGCGGCGATACTGATGCGGAGCAGGGACTTGCGGTCTACATCCACCGGATGCGTCACTACCTCGGTGCCTACATGATGGCGCTGCACGGGGATGTAGACGCGATCGCCTGGACTGCCGGGGTCGGCGAACACTCGGCGATTGTGCGCCGGCGCACCCTCGAGGGTCTGGAGTGGGCCGGTATCGAACTCGACGATGATCTCAACGAGCAGCACGTCGAGGGGCCGCGTGAGATCTCCACGCCCGGCTCACGCGTGAAAGTACTGGTTGTGCCGACGAACGAAGAACTCGAGATTGCCAGGCAGACACTCGAGATCACGCATATCGCGCCATAG
- the recR gene encoding recombination mediator RecR, with product MYEGIVQDLIDEFARLPGVGPKSAQRIAFHIVQTQNFDVSRLARLLGEVHDKVKFCRYCGNVAQAEVCNICGDPERDQTLICVVEEPKDVAAIERTREYEGLYHVLGGAISPIDGIGPDQLNIRGLMPRLEDGTVTEVILATDPNLEGDATASYLSRLLRSMGVSVSRLASGLPVGGDLEYADEVTLGRAFAGRRVITE from the coding sequence ATGTACGAAGGTATTGTTCAAGACCTGATCGACGAGTTTGCGCGGCTGCCCGGAGTGGGGCCGAAATCGGCGCAGCGCATTGCGTTTCACATTGTGCAGACGCAGAATTTCGATGTGTCGCGGTTGGCACGGCTGCTCGGGGAAGTGCACGACAAAGTGAAGTTCTGCCGGTACTGCGGGAACGTTGCCCAGGCCGAGGTGTGCAATATCTGTGGTGACCCGGAGCGCGACCAAACGCTCATCTGCGTGGTTGAGGAACCGAAGGATGTGGCCGCGATTGAACGCACCCGTGAGTACGAGGGGCTCTATCACGTGCTCGGCGGGGCAATCTCGCCGATTGACGGCATTGGCCCGGACCAGCTCAATATCCGCGGGCTCATGCCGCGTCTAGAGGACGGCACGGTAACCGAGGTGATCCTGGCGACTGACCCGAACCTTGAGGGGGATGCGACCGCCTCGTATCTCTCGCGGCTATTGCGTTCGATGGGGGTTTCGGTATCGCGGCTGGCTTCGGGCTTGCCGGTTGGCGGTGACCTTGAATATGCCGACGAGGTGACGCTCGGGCGGGCGTTTGCCGGTCGCCGCGTGATCACGGAGTAG